The nucleotide sequence TTCGTAAACCTCACGACTTTTTAATCACTAAAGATACTGATATATCCATGCCTCCATGAATGTATCCGAAAAGGAAGATCTGCATAATATTTTCATTAATCTGTCTGCTAATTTGCTAATTGCTTATACTAATTATACATCTTTGTTGTTGATAAAGCCGATTTGAAAATGGTGACAGCAAAAGAAACCGGTTTAGAGCCCGAGGTGCAAAATCTGTTATTCAGAGGAAAGGAAAAGGATGAACAAGAAACCTTGCATATGGCAGGTGTGAAGGACAATGCAAAGGTGATTTTAATGGAGAATGCACCAATTAAAGAAGAGGTTGTTGAAAGGGTTGAAGAAATAAAGGAATCTATCGAGCCCATTAAGGAGATATCAACAGGGGTTGAGGCTGTAAGTCGTATAAGGGAAGAGAACAATGAGTTTGCAGAACAGGTAATCAGTTGTTAGTACTAGGATATGATGACATAACATCTGTTACTTCAAAAATGTTCTGTTTTCTTTTTAGCTAAGTAGTTGATCATTTTATCATTACAACATTTTATCAAACACTATTCTAAAAATCGTTTTTGTATTGAAGGTGGCGAGTTTGGAGGCTGTAGTTGGTTGTGAGACCCAGGTTGCTGATAAAGATTTTGTTTTTGTAACCGAGATGCTGATGAGGCA is from Rutidosis leptorrhynchoides isolate AG116_Rl617_1_P2 chromosome 10, CSIRO_AGI_Rlap_v1, whole genome shotgun sequence and encodes:
- the LOC139872822 gene encoding BAG family molecular chaperone regulator 4-like isoform X3 encodes the protein MEQNGGASATSGTSATAENQVEDSGAGNIKIKVSYGSNNFDVFISPQSTFADLKMVTAKETGLEPEVQNLLFRGKEKDEQETLHMAGVKDNAKVILMENAPIKEEVVERVEEIKESIEPIKEISTGVEAVSRIREENNEFAEQVASLEAVVGCETQVADKDFVFVTEMLMRQLLKLDGIDAQGEGRTQRKLEVRRLQGLVDKLDKLKADNSNISTDIIKTASSEPSMPSPKM
- the LOC139872822 gene encoding BAG family molecular chaperone regulator 4-like isoform X1; protein product: MEQNGGASATSGTSATAENQVEDSGAGNIKIKVSYGSNNFDVFISPQSTFADLKMVTAKETGLEPEVQNLLFRGKEKDEQETLHMAGVKDNAKVILMENAPIKEEVVERVEEIKESIEPIKEISTGVEAVSRIREENNEFAEQVASLEAVVGCETQVADKDFVFVTEMLMRQLLKLDGIDAQGEGRTQRKLEVRRLQGLVDKLDKLKADNSNISTDIIKTASSEPSMPSPKVTQEWEVFE